Proteins from one Mus caroli chromosome 3, CAROLI_EIJ_v1.1, whole genome shotgun sequence genomic window:
- the Ppm1l gene encoding protein phosphatase 1L isoform X3, translating into MLEKLTVSYDEAGTTCLIALLSDKDLTVANVGDSRGVLCDKDGNAIPLSHDHKPYQLKERKRIKRAGGFISFNGSWRVQGILAMSRSLGDYPLKNLNVVIPDPDILTFDLDKLQPEFMILASDGLWDAFSNEEAVRFIKERLDEPHFGAKSIVLQSFYRGCPDNITVMVVKFRNSSKTEEH; encoded by the exons GCACAACGTGTTTGATCGCTCTACTCTCAGATAAAGACCTCACGGTGGCCAACGTTGGTGACTCTCGGGGAGTCTTGTGTGACAAAGATGGCAATGCCATTCCCTTGTCTCACGATCACAAGCCTTACCagctgaaggaaaggaagaggataaAGAGAGCTG GTGGGTTCATCAGCTTTAATGGCTCCTGGAGGGTCCAGGGAATCCTAGCCATGTCTCGATCCCTGGGAGACTATCCACTGAAAAATCTCAACGTGGTCATCCCAGACCCAGACATCTTGACCTTTGACCTGGACAAGCTGCAGCCGGAGTTCATGATCTTGGCATCAGATGGCCTGTGGGATGCTTTCAGCAATGAAGAAGCGGTTCGATTCATCAAGGAGCGCTTGGATGAGCCCCACTTTGGGGCCAAAAGCATAGTCCTGCAGTCCTTTTACAGAGGCTGCCCTGACAACATCACTGTCATGGTGGTGAAGTTCAGGAATAGTAGCAAAACGGAAGAGCACTGA
- the B3galnt1 gene encoding UDP-GalNAc:beta-1,3-N-acetylgalactosaminyltransferase 1 — protein MAPAVLTALPNRMSLRSLKWSLLLLSLLSFLVIWYLSLPHYNVIERVNWMYFYEYEPIYRQDFRFTLREHSNCSHQNPFLVILVTSRPSDVKARQAIRVTWGEKKSWWGYEVLTFFLLGQQAEREDKTLALSLEDEHVLYGDIIRQDFLDTYNNLTLKTIMAFRWVMEFCPNAKYVMKTDTDVFINTGNLVKYLLNLNHSEKFFTGYPLIDSYSYRGFFHKNHISYQEYPFKVFPPYCSGLGYIMSGDLVPRVYEMMSHVKPIKFEDVYVGICLNLLKVDIHIPEDTNLFFLYRIHLDVCQLRRVIAAHGFSSKEIITFWQVMLRNTTCHY, from the coding sequence ATGGCCCCGGCTGTCTTGACTGCCCTTCCCAATAGGATGTCACTGAGGTCCCTCAAATGgagcctgctgctgctgtccctgctgAGCTTCCTGGTGATATGGTACCTCAGCCTCCCCCACTACAATGTGATCGAGCGCGTCAACTGGATGTACTTCTATGAGTATGAGCCAATTTACAGACAAGACTTTCGATTTACGCTCCGCGAACACTCGAACTGTTCTCATCAGAACCCATTTCTGGTCATCCTGGTGACCTCGCGCCCCTCAGATGTGAAAGCCAGACAAGCCATTAGAGTTACTTGGGGTGAGAAAAAGTCCTGGTGGGGATATGAGGTGCTCACATTTTTCTTACTAGGCCAGCAGGCTGAAAGGGAAGACAAAACGTTAGCCCTGTCCTTGGAGGATGAGCACGTTCTCTATGGTGATATTATACGGCAAGACTTTCTAGACACATATAATAACTTGACCTTGAAAACCATTATGGCTTTCAGGTGGGTAATGGAGTTTTGCCCCAATGCCAAGTATGTCATGAAAACAGACACTGATGTTTTCATCAACACTGGCAATTTAGTCAAGTATCTTTTAAACCTAAACCACTCAGAGAAGTTTTTCACGGGCTATCCTCTAATTGATAGCTATTCCTATAGAGGATTTTTCCATAAAAACCATATTTCATACCAAGAGTACCCTTTCAAGGTGTTCCCTCCCTACTGCAGTGGGCTGGGCTACATTATGTCTGGCGACCTGGTGCCCAGGGTCTACGAGATGATGAGTCACGTGAAGCCCATCAAGTTTGAAGACGTTTATGTTGGCATCTGTTTGAATTTGTTAAAAGTGGACATTCATATTCCAGAAGACACAAACCTTTTCTTTCTGTACAGAATCCACTTGGATGTATGTCAGCTCAGACGCGTGATTGCAGCCCATGGCTTTTCTTCCAAGGAGATCATCACATTCTGGCAGGTGATGCTGAGGAACACCACATGCCATTACTAA